The Nycticebus coucang isolate mNycCou1 chromosome 10, mNycCou1.pri, whole genome shotgun sequence sequence GGTCAGATTAACATGTGTGCCTCTCTTGTCCCCACCCCAAGAATATGCAGAGGGAGACCACACACACAAGGATTGCCATAGCAGAGCCTCCTAAAGACCAGGCTTGGATGATGGTATTAAATGTCTTAGGGAGCTGGAGAGCTGGTCACACTGATACCTAGACCCAGAGACCAGCACACAGAGGTTGATTTGAAGGTTCTCTGGGGAGGGTGGCGGGCACTTGCATGTTTAACCACTGCCCCAGGTGACTATGACATATTGTAGGTTTAAGAACCTCTCACCCAGGTAAACAGGTGCAGACAGATGTGCAGCAACACCCAGGGAGCCACACAAGGACAGCCAGCCAGACACAGACCCACAGAATCCCCCAAAACAACACAGAGCACCAGATCCACCCAGACCCACGGATACTGCAAGTCAGACCCACATACCCCTGAACAGACCACTGGCCATGGGAACAGCCCAGTTCATATCAACCCCGAACAGTATCACATGGGCGATTATAATTATACACGGTCCCAGAAACATTCAGTTAAAGGTGCAGAGAGACAAAAAACTCACTTCCAATTGCTTTGTCCCTACTACTCACCCCCAACTGTCTTTAGGGAGAACCTATTTTTTCCCAATCCTGCCCCTAGAttctggggaaaggaaaggatcATGGCTCGACCCTCTTTCCCTCAGGCAGTGCCAGTCTCCCCAAATCCCAGAAGATCTCATGACCCCCCCACATGGCACCTTAACATGGTGCCCATCCATGTATCTCGTGGCGTCCCGGAAGAGGCGGTAGGAGATGAAGCCATGGGGGTCCACACTGTCTATGAGTGGAAATGCAGTctgggggagagaagggagagaaaaggtcAGACCAAACTCTGGTTCTCTGGATTTTCCATGCCTCCTGCTATGCCGTCTTTCCCCTGCCCCAGAGCCTCACCATGCCAGTCTCTGAAGTAAAGATGACAATTTCATACAAAGGGGCAAGCTGCTGGAACAAGGTCTCGATGCCTGGACGTTTCTTAAACCTCCAGCCTGTGGCCAGCTGAGAAGACAGTGAAGACTGAAACGCTGAGACCCAGAAGCCTCGGAGTCCCCAAGAGGGCACAGACCCAGTCTGAGGAATTCCAGAACCAGAGTTCTCCCTAAGTCTTTGTGGCTCTTGGGGGTTCAGGAGTTCATGGGCTGTAACTGAAGGTCTGGGTCCCAGAACAAGAGCTAACTCCTTTGTAGCACTTACTGCGTGCCAAGGCACCTCTACAACAACCCTACAGAGTGGGAGTTATCCTTATTGCCTTCTCCCAGTTGAGGACAGTGAGGCAGTGACAGGTGATACCTGCTCACCAAGATCACatggctgggtggtgcctgtgtctcagtgagtagggcaccggccccaaataccaagggtggcaggttcttttttttttttttttgtagagacagagtctcactttatggccctcagtagagtgctgtggcctcacacagctcacagcaacctccaactcctgggctcaagcgattctcttgcctcagcctcccgagtagctgggactacaggcgcccgccacaacgcccagctattttttggttgcagtttggccggggccaggcttgaacccgccaccctcagtatatggggccggcgccttaccgactgagccacaggcgccgcccatgggtggcaggttcaaatccggccctggccaaactgcaacaaaaaaatagccgggtgttgtgttctcgggaggctgaggcaagagaatcatctaagcccaagagctggaggttgctgtgaactgtgacgccacagcattctaccgagggcaacaaagtgagactctgtctctaacaaaaaaaaaaaacaagatcacACAGCAGAACTGGGGATGAAGCCCCACATCACAACCCAGCCACCCAGGTCCATTCCCAACCCGCTGCCTTCCCCAGGACACACCGACCACTCAGGGTGCAAGAGGACACCAGTGAGTTCCAAGACAAGCGTATAGGGTGGTTGGTAGTACGGCTCCTGCAGAGGGTCTGGGAGAAGGCAAGGGCTGGTAGGCTCGATGATCATCTGTGGGAGAGAGATGGGATGGGGACACTTAGATAAGGAGACTGGGAGCTAGAAAGGGAGGGATGGGGACTGGGCCCAGGGCTCCTGCTCACCTGTCTATAATCTTTGAAATATTTGTATGTCCGGCGCAACTGCTGTAGCAGAATTGGATCTAGGAGAACACCAGGCACAAAGGGATTCCAAGATAAGCCCCTGCTCACCTCCCAATCAAACCAGGGTTTATCATTTACTAGGTACAAACAGGTCTGCAAACCTACCTGGTATGAACCAGCTCATTTCTAGGTCCAAAGGTAGAAGACAATGATATACCACCAGAGAAGAGCAGAGATATTTATTTACCTGCCCCATGTTAAGCTAAATATCTATTATCTACACAACACCCaggtataaaatgaaatgtttatataCATCAGCCCACTTAAAACCCACCTTCATACAAATGTACTGACATTTTGTCAATATATTTAGTCCTTTTTGAACCACTAGGCTTCCAGATCTGCTCACTTTAGGCCAGTATGCTAAGTCTAACTGAACTATGATGAATATATAAACACTTCTGTATACTTTAAACCAAGGGCtcaaggccgggcatggtggctcacacctgtaatcctagcattctgggaggccaaggcaggtggattgctttagctcaggagatGGGACCTGCCTGTGTAGGAGCGAGATCCAGCctttactacaaatagaaaaactagtcaggcattgtggtgggcacctagtagtcccatctacttgggaggctgaggcaggaagattgcttaagtccaagaatttgaggttgttgtgagctatgatgatgccacagcactctacccagggcgacaaagttaACAATCTGtctataaataagtaaacaaaccaAGAGTTCTCAATCAAGAACAATTTCATCTCCCATATTtgcaaatatacatatttatacacacacactttttgagatgggttcttgctatgttgtctaggctggcctcaaatttctggtctcaagtcatcctcccacctcagccttctggagATATTGTTGATTGTTGCAATAGTGACATCTAGTGGGAATACGCCCAGGATGCTGCTAGACATCCTACAATGAACAGGGCAGTCCCCTGCAACAAAGAATTAATCTTGTCCAAAATATTAAGAGGGCTAACAgtgaaaaactattttaaatgaatatactGAATCCAGTTTGAAACAGCAAACTTACACAACTGCCTGCCTACTTCAAAACAGTATTTTTAGTCCAGTTCTATATATGGACCTGCCTCTTAAAAACCACAATATTAATACCAGTTACTGCCCACGTAAGAGTGACAGAATACGCAGAAAGCTAAGCTAGTAAACATACACACTTTAAACCTGCATTTTTATCTCCCTGATGTAAATCAGTATTTTGATTTACACCAGTATGATTCTACATCTGTCTAGTTAAAACAGGACTTACTCACCTGCCAGTTTAAAACAATCAAGGCAGTAACATGATTAACATGCCTGTTTACAAACTTCCCCAATGCAAATAGGTAGCTTTCTGGcaccacaaattttatttttctcctaggAAGGGCCAGGTGTAAAAGAATTGACAATTACTCTCTAGTATCCAATTTGTCAAAAACTCCCCCACCAAAAGCTGGTTAAtcaaagggggagggaggaaggagtcaTTGTTTTGGAAATGAGGAGCCGGATGGGGTAGGGGTAACAAAAAGAGGCTGTCATAAAGAGGAGGGGGTTAGGGCCTGCAGCTGCTCAATCTAAGGCATAGCACAGGAAGCCATGTGTCTGGAAATAGGCTACCCTGTCTCCCCAAGCCCTCCCATGCTgggctcccctcccccatctgtcCCTGACCATCTGCTCCAGGGGCTTAGGGGGCTGGGGCTTTGTAATGCCCCTCCTCCAAAAGCTATCCAGCTGCTGGCCTCTCATGGAATAAAGGGCTAGGGACATCAGATGGAGAGGGAGACCTCCCAACAAATGGCAGAGTTGGGAGGGTCAGGAGACCCCAGATTTGTGCTTATTTACTCACCATTGTCGAACTCATCAGGAATCTGGGAggtagagagaaaaatgaaaggtttGAGATGGCAAAGGCAAAAAAACCCATCATACCCCAAAAAGGAATCTCTAGGGCCCCTCAAGAGGAGCAGAAAAAAGATCCCTGGGAGAGGCAGATTCACTCCAGACCAGAAATGAACCTGAACAGACAAAAAGAGACCCCTCTCTCATACCCATGGGCTAGGACTCTTGACAAGGGCTCAATCTCTTTTTCCCCTCACCTTGGCACCAGTTTCATCCACAGGGTTGTTTCCTGTAAGGGAGACAGGGATGAATGAGAGGGACTGGGGCCCAGTTTCCTGGCTCTTGAGACAGGAAAGGGGACAGGGAGTCTGGATTCCTGGGTCTGTGGGAAGAGAACTAAAGGCAGACTCTTGGATtcgagggtggggtgggggttgggagcCAGGATTCCTGGGTCTTAGAGTAAAAAGGGGCTGGGGCAGTGGttctaatgccacagccctttaatacagttcctgtgggtcacaacccacaggttgagaactgctgggctgGGATAAGGTCTTCTGGATCTCTGAGGAATAAAGGAAGTAGGGAGAGGGCTGGACCATTTGGTGATGAGGGAAGACAAAGTTTAGGAGGCTGGCCCAGGTCTATCCTTCTATCTTCCCCTCTGCCCCATTCCTGGTTGGTACAGGAACAACCAGAAAGTATAGAACCTTAAGCAGAAGAAGGGAGAGACAGGTTTCCCCGGCTTCCAAAATAGGTGTCCTAGTTTGTTGCCCTATTGAGGAAAAGCCAGGCCAAAAAGAGAAGTGCTTAGGAAGTCTGAGGGGAAGTTTCCACAGTggattttgggaggctgagataacaAAAATGGGATAGGGGTGGTGTCACTCACCAAAGATATAGATAACACTCACAGTCCCACCAGCTCCAAGCAGCCCAGCAAGCCAGAGCGCAACTTTTTTGGCATAGCTGGGACCCTCTGAGCCTGGCTGCTGCTGTGGCCCCTGTGCCTTAGTGCCCGCGCGGATCCCAATCTCTGCTGCCTACAATAGAGAAGTGGAGATCAACCAAGAGAGGAGAGATCAGGATGATTCCTGCACTCTGGTCCAAGAAGAATCAAGGTCGGGAGCCAAGAAGCAAACGCTATATAGCCCTAGACACTGTGTCCCTGGAGGGGCATCCGAGAGGTTGGGCCCCTCAAAGGATCAAAACTAGACTATCCAGGGCCAGGATGCCAGAGGTTCAAAAGCTGACAGGCCAGGTGCCCAGGATCTCGATGGCAACAAAACCGGAAGGTCTGGAGCCCAGAAAACGAGAGGGAGAATTAAGCGATCATAGCGCCTAAATGTTGGCATGCCTGAAGCAAGGGTACACACTGGGGACAGGAAGGGGAGTTAAGATATCCGGATACCTGGGGCTTAGAGAAGCACAGTATAGAGAGGAAGGGATGGAAACGGAGGCCAGAAAAAGACAATCACTCGTCTAGGGATTGGGGTAAATCGGACACAAGGTCAGAAAGGCTGGGTCAACATGGAGGCAGGTCAAATCAGAAGCCTGACGGTCtacctcaccaccaccaccaacgcGGAGAAAACACCCCAACACTTCTGGGATCCCAGCTTCACAAGCCCCTCCCCCTAAAGTATCACCTGAATGGTCGCTGAGAGGGCTATGGGGGATTCCCTTCCTTGGGGCCCACGTGGGTGGGAGGTGGCCTCGAGAGATGCACCTGGGCCCCCAGCAGCCATACCAAGGAAGGAAGTGCTATCCACCCCTCAGTAGGCGGGGAAGCGCCCCAGCAGGCGGAAAAGCGCCCCAGAGCCCGACCAGCGTTTCATTCAGCACCCTGAGGTGCGGCGTCCCAGAACCCAAGTGGCAGCTATATGTCCATAACTCCGGGGAGAAGCTCCTGCACCGAGAGCGACACAATTGTTCCGCTTACCTGGTCTGGGGTCCGGGGAGGCGGCGTCGCCAGCCTTGCGCACAGTCCCCGCACACCTAGCAGGAGACCGGCCCGCAAGCGCGAGAACAGAGCTGCCGGGGCCGCCATCTTGCGCTGACGCCACGAGGCTCCGCCCACTCGCTCCCAACTTCGTCCTCCCTCGGCCAGCGCTGCGGCCAATAGGGGCGCAGAGGCGGGGCGGGTGGACGGGAGCCCGAGAGAGACTAAAGGCTTCAGGGCCGATGGTCTCAGGGGGATCGCCTCCGACCTCTCTCCAGGATGCTCTGGGGTGGGCCAAATGAGATGCAGTCATTTGGCATTACGCTCCCCTTTGGAGGCACAAAAGGCCACTGCTCTTGCAATAGGACGTGGCGGAGACAGGGATCATACCCATTACTCGAGGTAAAGCTGAAATCCTAATGAAGGAACCCAATGGCTGCCTGATTTGTCCAAACAAATAGGCACGCGTCAGGTGGCTGGCTTTCTCCTTTTGCAGGGGTCTgtctgccttcacctcccaattGTCAgaagtggaaactgaggcccagaaacgGACTGAAAAGCCAGCTCTCCAAAACTTTTCTCCTCCCGTGGAGCTGGGAGGTGGGATGTCCTCTCTTCTGTTCTTTAGAGAGCCAACCATTTCATCTGGGGCTCAGCCAAAGAACAGCAAGCAGCACGTGTGGCCGGGTGGAAATTACTGAAGGCAACAGAGAAATCAGTGAGTCAGAGGCTACCCAAATTAATGAGTAGAGAAAAAGTCCAATCCTATTTatgtaaactttaaaaacatacatactaAGGTAATAAAAGTACAACGACAGGCAAGGGAAAGACACAGAATTcagggttacttttttttttgagacagagcctcaagctgaagcccaggagtttgaggttgctgtgagctgtgatgccatggcattctatccagggcgacagcttgagactgtctcacaaaaaaataaataaataaataaaaataatataaaaattaaaataataataatgacataaaagttttttatgacatttaaaaattttgaggcacacctaagatctgggtagagtgccataacatcacagctcatagcaacctccaattcctgggcttaagcgattctcttgcctcagcctccccagtagctgggacgacaggcgcctgccacaatgcccagctattttttggttgcagccgtcattgttgtttggcgggcctgtgctggattcgaaaccgccagctcaggagtatgtggctgtccccttagccgcttgagccacaggtgccaagccaggcttGTTACTTGGAGGGGAGTGGATTGGGGTACTGCTCAATAGAGTCCTAGTTATATTGTGTGCACACTGTTTCCcaaccctttttatctcatggcacacttgaacctatgaactttcacggcacacttaaattatgttgattaaaaaaaaaaaagagtgaagaaacactgtggtttgaacttctttcgaaaataattaatgacatttaggcagcgcccgtagctcagtgggtagggcacaggccacatacaccaaggctggcaattTGAAtaggcccgggcctactaaaatcaacaatgacaactgcaacaaaataatagctgggcgcctgtagtctcagctacttgggaggctgaagcaagagaatctctgaagcccaggagtttgaggttgctgtgagctgtgatgccacggcactctatccagggcgacagcttgagactgtctcacaaaaaaataaataaataaataaaaataatataaaaaataaagtaataatgaCATAAAAGTTttttatgacatttaaaaattttgaggcacacctaagatcttctcatagcacaccagttgaaaatcactgatctgaattattttataatacatttacatGTATTAAAAGACATGAACATCAAAGGAAGGGAGGTTAAAGGTACTAAACCCCATTTTCTACACTGCTCCCACTCAGGCCCCAGTCATCAGACAAGTTACAGCTATTTTGGCATCACTATTATCAGGACTCAATTAAAAAAGGACCATCAAGTGCTGTATCCTGTGCTCTAAGGGGAATTTAGGTTTCCTGGGGACAATGACTATGATTTCACATAGCATAATTCATGCCTGAGTAAGATATTAACTTCATTAGTCACGTGGGAAGTTCTGCATCTCTTTCTGATGTGTTCTCATACATCCTCTCAAGAGCCCTCTGGGGCATGCACTATATTTTCTAGATGGGGAAACAGATTTAGGACCCAGTTGTTTGCCCAAGTCACAAAGCAAGAAAGTGGGGTCTGCAAATAACTCCACTTACAGATAAGCCCCTCCGTCTGCCACACACACGCAGTACTTTTGACCAAACAGCTTCTTTTTATTCAAAGATTGTAACACAAAAGCGAGCTGGAGGGAAGAGGTATAAGAAGGTAGGACCCTCTCCCAGACTCTACTCTGATTTCCATGAGCATCAGGGAGGGAGAAGATGGAAtcccagaaaggaaaataaaaggaaatccagAACCATTAGCCTAGCCCTTCCTCAGGCCCTGGATCTTGTGTCAGGGCCAAGGGCCAGGGAAAGAGGGTCACTCTTCATCTGCCAGATTATCTGCTGAAGTCCACCCACTCAGCCTGCCTTAGGCTTCCAGGAGCTTCCCCAGGAAGCGGAGGTTGAGAATCTTGAGCTGCTCATCAAGATCCATGCGGACAATGCCATCCTCACCATCAATACTCAACAGGACACCTGTGGCTTCTCGATCCTCGCCCAGTATCACTTTCACCTGGGAGTGGGGGACATGTGGTTAGAGTATCAGGTCAGCAGCCCAAGCCCTTCATCTCCTTGTTCCCTTCCCTTACCTTATTGTTCTTGGTGGGGGTGATGGGCTCCAGGTGCTCACTGGAAATGCTGACGACTTTCTCACTGTCCTTTAAGTACACGGAGCACATGCCTCCCTGGAGGGTGGGGACAGCCTGGTGAGTTGTCATGCTCCCATCACAAGACTGAGGCCCACATTCTAGGAAACACAGGCTCAGGGCTGATGCTAAGAAAATAAGCCACTTTCTGACAGGGGCAAGAAAAGGCCAAAGTTCTGGGGCCCCTGGTGTGTGGGGACAGGTTGGGTGAAGAGGGGTGACCAGAGCAGCAAAGAAAACACAAGAATGAAACTAACTTAGCCCAAAAGGGAGACTACTCTCCGGCATTTGACTCTTATGTCCCAAATTGGCCTCAGCTTCTTCCCCAAGCCTGCTCCTCCTTCTGGGCCCTGGGCCCAGAGACAGCCTCCAGCCAGAGCTCTGGACCTCATCTTAGTCACCTCTATCACCAACAACACTCTAGCTCTGAGGCCTATTCATTCAACCTCCTAAAAAGTCTTTCTCTCGTATCACCTACCCCTCTTCTCCATGGCCTTGTCTCAGTGCAGCCCAACCTGCCCCCTGGGGTTCTCAGCCCGTCTTACCACTCCTAGTGCATCCCTGACAGCAAAACAGAATTAATTCCAAATCACAGATCAGatcccgccccccaccccccacccccactctcttGTTTAGATTACTCGGTGGCTCCCCCATGTCCTCTGGATGGTCCAAGTTCCTCAGGCTGGCACTGGCCACTTCTCTGGTCACATCACTCAGCCTCCCCTTGACTCTTTATGTTCTAGCCACAACAAATATGCTAGGCTTTCCCTCACCTCCAGGCTTTGCACCTTTGCACATGAAATTCCTTCCATTTGGAACATTATCAACCCCAGTCATTTTTCTTGCCTTAACTCCTATTTAGTCTTCAGGTCTTGGCTCagatgcctccttctccaggaagccctccctgattcCCCCCAAAGTTGGGTAAGGTGCTGCCTGATAGCTGCTCTTGCCCTCTGGGCTTCATCCACCCTAGCTCTGCCCACTCAGAGCTGTCAATGTCTGGGAACACGTCTGCATCCCACAGTGGGATGTAAGGTCCATAAGGGCAGAGACTGTCTTGGTCTCTTACTGTTTAATTAATTCAACTGATATTTATTAGAGGGCCAACAAGATGACAGTCCTTAATCTAGGAAGTGGGGCtcctaagaaataaaataccatCTTTATAATCGAAGAATCACACCAGGGTAAACACTGAGCTTTTAGGCAGCAAGTTGACAAAATGAAGAACATTGACCTGTCAGATGCAGATGTGAGATAGCCTTGGTGCTTCCCTGAAGGGTGAAAATGTGTTAAGTAGACGAAGAATGGAACTAAGAGGAAAGTACAcatacaaaggccctgaggctggaGGTAAATGGGTGTGTCTGGGGAAGGGAAAGCCCAGGGGTGTGAGCACCTGGTGCTAAGCCCAAGCCTGGCACAGAGGCAGCACTCAGTACATGCTACAGAATCAGTCTCTCAAAGGTATATGTCAAGAAGTAAACACACTCCTGTGTTCCAGACCCTGTTCCAGGCTGCTGAGACTTAGCCATGATCACGACAGGCAGAAGTCCCTGCTTTCCAAACCTTTCCACACCTGCTTTTTCAGCTATAAATGGGCACTTGAATATATGGTtaagcatttaaaagaaaaaaagtaacaacAAAGATTAAGGGGCACTAAGGAGAGGACGCCCAACCACTACCCTGGACCCCACGTACCGTGACACTGCGGATGACACCTGTCTGACCCACCACCTGTGTATCCAGGTAGGTGTCCCGCACCTTCACCTGGATGTCAGTGGTTACCCAGTCGCTAGAGTTCTGCTCAAT is a genomic window containing:
- the TIMM50 gene encoding mitochondrial import inner membrane translocase subunit TIM50 isoform X1, whose amino-acid sequence is MAAPAALFSRLRAGLLLGVRGLCARLATPPPRTPDQAAEIGIRAGTKAQGPQQQPGSEGPSYAKKVALWLAGLLGAGGTVSVIYIFGNNPVDETGAKIPDEFDNDPILLQQLRRTYKYFKDYRQMIIEPTSPCLLPDPLQEPYYQPPYTLVLELTGVLLHPEWSLATGWRFKKRPGIETLFQQLAPLYEIVIFTSETGMTAFPLIDSVDPHGFISYRLFRDATRYMDGHHVKDISCLNRDPARVVVVDCKKEAFSLQPYNGVALRPWDGNSDDRVLLDLSAFLKTIALNGVEDVRTVLEHYALEDDPLAAFKQRQSLLEQEEQQRLAELSKSNKQNLFFSSLTSRLWPRSKQP
- the TIMM50 gene encoding mitochondrial import inner membrane translocase subunit TIM50 isoform X2, producing the protein MAAPAALFSRLRAGLLLGVRGLCARLATPPPRTPDQAAEIGIRAGTKAQGPQQQPGSEGPSYAKKVALWLAGLLGAGGTVSVIYIFGNNPVDETGAKIPDEFDNDPILLQQLRRTYKYFKDYRQMIIEPTSPCLLPDPLQEPYYQPPYTLVLELTGVLLHPEWSTAFPLIDSVDPHGFISYRLFRDATRYMDGHHVKDISCLNRDPARVVVVDCKKEAFSLQPYNGVALRPWDGNSDDRVLLDLSAFLKTIALNGVEDVRTVLEHYALEDDPLAAFKQRQSLLEQEEQQRLAELSKSNKQNLFFSSLTSRLWPRSKQP